The genomic window aCATCCTAATTTGTATGTTCTTATCTACTTACCAAAAGCCCAGATGTCAGATTTGCTGCTGAATTTGCTATACATAAGCACTTCTGGTGGAGACCACCGGACTGGAAATTTGGAGCCTACCGAGCTGGTGTATTCATCATCAAGGACATACCTGCAAGAGATTCAAGACTTGTTGCCATTAAGATTTATACGTCTTGATGTATGCCGGTCTTCTCAGTACACATCACAAGGGCTGTCCAAATGCACATTTACTTTCTCTAAGCCTGTTGGCTAGCCaatgccttttaaaaatgttacttttaacaaaacctctgttttgtttctctttagaaaagCATTTGTTTACCTTCTATGTGGTTGAACCTACGACCTTTCACATGCTAGGCTAGGACCCTACTAATGAAAAACACTTCCAATATTTTTTGTACTTTTGAAAAACAAtcgagacagtgtctcactaaattgcctaggctggccttgagttttcAATCATGGTACTGTTTGAGCCTCCAGAGTTGATGGGACTCCGGGCCTGGGCCACCAGTTTTGTCTCTCATCTTGATGTCTGACTTTGGTTTCCTGGTTGACAATAAGGTTACAATAagaataaacaggaaaaaaaaactaaagaggactcctttcctctcctctcctctcctctcctctccccctttttttctctgcatttcttcttccccactttcttacAGCCTGCAGGAACCAATAAGGGTTAGACCAAGAAAGAAGTAATGGGGGAAAGTCAGCAGGTTTAGCAGATCAAGATAAGATACTGGGGAAATAGGAAAAGaatgaagagggaggaagggtgcagaggaaaaagaggaaaggagaagaggccTAGAGCAATTAAGGAAAGGATAAAGCtggggtggtggctcatgcctggaatcccagtagTGGATAGCTGAGGCAAGATACAGTACTCATGAGTTAAGCCAGCATGGACCACATAGCACAACCCctttgcaaaaataaataagaaatgggGAGATGAAAAAGGCACACTCACCTAGACAGGCCAAAGTCAGATACTTTCACAACTCCTTGATCGTTTACCAAACAGTTTCGAGCTGCCTATAGTATGATAGATATGTGAGACTGCATCCTCGACCTTAGTTAAAGACATAGTTTCTGCCCACCAGCATGGAattgcatatgcacatgtatgtgtgtgcatgtagaggctAGAGGTTGATGTTGGGTGTCTTCTTTAATGACTCTCTACTTTGattcttgagacagggtcactgAACCTAAAACTCACTGATTAGTCCAGGCtggccaatgagctccagggaACTGCCTGTCTCTCCCCAATGccctagttctgggattacagatatgtgctgCTATATTGGCTTTTATATTGGTGCTAAGGATCTGaacttgctgttctttttttcttattccactTTATCAGCAAAGCTAGCTCCCTTGCCTTTTTTTTAAGAGGGGGGggatcttttatttaaaatatttgtttatttatttaatgtatgtgaatacactgttgctatccagacacaccagaaaagggcatctgatcccattacatatggctgtgagccaccatgtggttgctgggaattggattcaggatctctggaagatcagtcagtgctcttaaccactgagcaatctctccagcctgagggggggggggggttcttatTCTGTACTCCAGGCTGATCAAGAAGTcattatatagctcaggctatcctcaaactcatggGAATCCTCCTTTTTCAGTCTCAAAAGTTCTGGGATTATGATGGTGAGGCAACAAAGTTGACTGATCCTGAGAAATGTTGCTGCATTTCCATCATATGGAGAGCAACCTGATACACAGTCCTAAACCAAGCATGCGGAACAATTTCGTTCATTGTACAATTCCACTTCACTAAGCTGCTAAGAGAATTCAGAAGAAGCAGCCAGCATGTTGGCGCTGTTTTTGTCTTTCTGGCAGGGAGAATTGGGCAACTTGAGTCTCCATCTAGCTGATAGAAACAGAGGTACAAACTGAGGCCTCCAGGAGCTAAGTGGGCAAGAAAAGAGTGAATTGGGGTGGGTGGAGACCACAGAAATCAGAGCACACAGGCTGGGTATGAAGGGGAGAGCTAAGCCCAACCTTCAGGTGACTATTAGCATGGGCAGTGAGATTGTGGGAACTGTCTTCTCAGATTTTCAAGAGAATCTGAAAAGTACAGTTGTTTTTCAAATGTACACTGTCCCTCTTTAGGTATTTGTtaactataattaaaaaaagttttttttgctcagttggtagaattcTTGAGTAGCAagcatgaagctctgggttcagttcccagcactgcataTACCAGGGCTGGTGGTGCACACTCAtaatactagcacttgggagtagAAAAAGAGGGATCAGAAGTCCAAAGCCACCCTGTGCTACATGAAaccttgctttaaaaataaaataatagagaaagaaaagaaaacatggatCAGAATATATCTTTGGGTTATATTTGTAACTCTGACATAGCCAAATAGTGGTTTTGTACCAGGAGCAGTCCCACTGGGAAACACAGAATTGCTCTTCTGCTCAAGATCTAGAGTGGGTACTGTTTCCTCATAGGCGGCAAGGACTCAGGATAAGTGGCAGGCCTGTTGGAATTGAGCCTGGAGACAACTGATGGGCTCAACAGTGGGGCAGATGCACACTTAACCTGTAATGATTTCTGAGACAATCCAAATGTCTCAGAAACCTGCAACTGTCTTCGGCAGTGGACGCTATATCTTCCAATGCTCATTCTACCCCTTGATCCCCACCCCATCCTTCTGAGGTCTCACCAGGTCTCTGTGAAGGAACTGCTTTGACTCCAAGTATTCCATTGCTTCACAGACATCTTTGCACATCTCGAGCAGCTGCTGTGTCTGGAAGCGGTGCCGCATCTCCCTCAGGTAGTTCAAGAGGCAGCCATTAGCCATGTACTCAGTGATGATGAAGATGGGGCGCTGTTTGGTGCAGACTCCATACAAGTGCACTAGCTTCTCATGGAAAAGATTCCTGTGGGAGAGGCAAGGAGCTAGTCCTCCCATCTTGTCCCTGCAGACTAGTCATAAAGGGGCAGAGTAGGAAAAGGCCTGACCTAGCATTAAATGTCAAACAAGGTACCATAATAGCAAAGTTATCCTTGCCTTCCCATAACAAACCCCAAAAGTGCCTCAAATGTGGGGGTGGACAGAGATTTGTAGTCCACCAAATGAACAAGAATCAAGTCCAAGCTTAGAAGAATAAGTAAAGCTATAGTCATCATTTCTTTCAAATATCTAATGATGTACATATACCCCAAAATGCTACCGAGAAGGTTCATAACATGCCCAACACTATTTTCAACCAGTATCTAAGTCAGCAAATTGATTACCTTAGCAGTTCTGTAAGGTAACCACCAAAGTCAAACCTCAGAACCTATCCCAAGCTTCTCTCACTGTAAGCCACCTTAGACCACAGTGAGCTGACCTTGCAGCTCTCAGACTCCTTCTACAACTGGATTGAGAGTTGAATTTAGGCTGTAACTCACATCATGACTTTGGCTTCTTCAATGAATTCATCCTCTGACATGGAACCTTCTCTGATCATCTTGATGGCCACATCATATTGGCCCCTCCACTTCCCATATTTCACAACACCGAATTGTCCAGTCCCAAGCTCCTTCAAGAAGGTGAGGTCCTTTGGATCAATTTCCCATGATCCTACCAACAAACACTTGTTGTGATTCTTTGAGGGggacatgtatatataatgacTGCAATACATATAAGTTTCCCTACTAaggaataaataggaaaaaaacgTTAAAGGGAATATTCTGTGGAGTACTAAACTACCTTTCTTTAGTCAATAattctcggggggggggggggggggagggaaaagatTACTAGTTGGAGGAATCTGGGAATTTTAGGTACAAATTGGCCAGGAGGCAAGAAGATAGCCAAAACAACCTTCCAAAATTCAGTTACGACAAGGTTAATAATGAACTTAGTTTTAAAAAACTAATGAATTATATTGAATTttttatatgataaaataaacggctggtgaggtggctctgtaggtgaaggtgcttgccactAAGGTTGaagacatgagtttgatccctgaactTGCATGTTACAGAGAGCCAACTCccacttgtcctctgacctatgcGAGTGTGctaatgcatatgtgtgttcgcagacacacaaacaaataaatgtaaaaatttaaacCATCAGCAATAAAATCTTTTAGGAATCTGCTTTTGCAGTCCCAGAAGAAACTGCTCAAGGAAGAAAATTTCTAAATATCTTAGTTCTGTCTAGCCCTTCCTAGAGACAGCTGCCACAGAACAGTACATCTTAAGAGCGTTCTAAAAGACAAGGTCTACTGAGGTAATTCTTATGAGCGCCTGTCCATCCAACTCCACAGAAATAAGTAGTTACCATAGCCCAGGCCTGCAGTAGAAGGTGCATTTTTGTTTCGTTTAGACACAGGATATTTCAGCCTGGATATGAGGCCTGAAACAGAGAGGTCACAATGTCAGCCTAGGGGGCTGAGATTCCTTTCACATGCCCATCATCTTAAACTCTCACAATTCTAGTATGGATCTTTCTAATTCATTTTGAATCCCAGAGGATGTCCACTAACCCAcagtgttttctgatggtttacCCCCTCATCAAAATttttgtggcaaaaaaaaaagccaaggaaaataataattgaaatatATTCTCTATTGTTGTGTATAGTGGCTTACACCTGTAATTTCTTTAGtctagagactgaggcaggagaatcacgaattcaaggatagcctgggctacagagtaagttccatgccagcctgaaTGACATAGTAAGAGCCTGTTTAAAGTAAAAGGTAAACTTCCCCCTCCTGCATACAttgcctgggcagcacaatgGAGCTGGCTCTATTGGTAGGGGCATGGGTGAGCCGGCCCCAAGGGTgtgaggcaggagagctggccccaccccttgaCTGGGCAAAGTGGGAGAACTGACCCTGGTGATGGAGGTACAGGAGAGTGTGTGTGCTGACCAGTTCATATAtttcccaggcccagatccagggctctgagttggcccaccccaacatccacTCCATCTATGGAGCTTGTGAAGAAGtgggtcctacagatccaaagctgcaggatctccatgacccaAGGCAACAACAGGATTTCCAAGAGGAGTCCTGGCGAGGATTGGTAGTGtaccagaagccagaggccttgaaccagaccaatggctcattgcaatgaacatttgcaagtaaggCTGTTTAGGGAAAAGGGTGTACTGTGAGATACATCATGATACGCTGCTGTAGCTTCCAGGGCCagatcatttgtttgtttgtctttaatttctatttttattttttgctttctttgggGAGGGAAGTTGCAAGGGCAGAAGGCAGATattgaagggatggggagatgagcgAGAcaggggtgcatgatgtgaaatttatgaagaattaataaaaaatgtaaagaattgtttgaaaatgtaaagccaggtgtggtggcacatgctttaatTCTAGCAATGGAAGGCAGAGGCCGAGactgaggcaggtagatctctggtttacagaatgagttccataAGAGACAGGGCTCtgtagagaaattctgtcttgaaaaaacacaagaaaacaagcaagacTGAGAAAGTTGTTCAACAGTAGAACACTCGCCTAGATATGTGCTAATTGTCGCAtatatgacgtcacaggcctcgcaggtcttgGTACTAACAATGTTGGGTTCAATTCCCTGgcactacatttaaaaaaaaaagtcaatcccTATTAGATGTGCTGTGTGACTACATCTTGACTAGAACCCTATCCAGCTTCAAAGGGACTAACTTTCCTAACTAATTCGCACTGCCTGTTATGACTACTCTCCCGCTCATTGGTTCGCCTTGCattgcttctctctgtgtgtgagcctTCTCAGCTGCCTGTGGTCCTCACCTGCAGAGTTATGTTGATGGTAGTTAATGAGCTCAGGGATGGTGCTGAAGAGGTGTTTCTCAGCCAGGTAATACTGGCTCTGCGGCGTGGAACACACAACGTAATGGCGTATCACCCCTTGAGGCTCCCTGAAGAAATTAGATTCAGTCAGTAACTTGGGACAGTGAAGTGAGGTGAGTTTTAAGTTTAAGGCTGAGAAAGTGAGAGAGGCAGACCATCAGGAAGGGTTGGGGGGTTGCCCTTGACCTTTGACCCCATGGCTTTGGAACAGTGACACTTACCCTGTAGATTtagcaaacacagacacagtgtATTTTCCAGCTTTGCTGGAGTCTCTGACAATGAAACCTCCTTCTTTCCCCTGAAACAAGTCAAAAGAAGTTCACTCTAAAAGAaaaatggtgttttgctgggcagtggtggtgcacgcctttaatcccagcacttgggaggcagaggcaagaggatttctgagttcgagtccagcctggtctacagagtgagttccaggacagccagggctacagagaaaccctgtctcagaaaaccaaaaaagaaaaaagaaaaagaaaagaaaagaaaaagaaaacggtGTTTTGTTGGAAATTGGTTCTAATGGTTTGTCTGATTTTGGCTCCCAAAAGTAGTGCTTCCAGACCTCAGGGTCCCTGCCCCAAGCTGGTTTTAATTGATAATAAAGAATTGTCATGCAGCCAATGGCTGGGAAAGGAGATGAGGAGGGACTTTTAGTTGGGCAAGGGACTGAGAGGGACGGGAAGAAGAGAATCACCCTgacatggaggcagagggatcCGATTTAAGAGctgcagaagaagaaaaagaactgcAGGAGAGAAACCATCTAGCAGTGTAGGTGGAAAGCACCCTATGGTGTGCTGCCCAGAAAGTAATAGACCAGCAAAGACAAAATATAGATTTCGAAGATGTTAAACCAGGAATACCTGAGGGAATTGTGTGCTAGCTGTGGGGAGGTTTAGAAGTGCCCAACCATTGAACCATTGCAATCATTGATTGTAAGGCATATCAAACTTAGCTGGCTCCAGGAGCCAAAGCAGTTTAACAAGTTCACTGCTACAGTGTTTGTGTCTGCATCGTACCTGGCCAAGCTTGGGAGACAGAAAATAGAATACCCCTGATTTTCCACACAAGGTCCATGCTGGAGGTGCAATCTTTTTACTTTTAATGCGTCAAAAGGTCAAACTGGGACTCCAGTTTAAAGTTGGGCCTAATTCTGGGTTTTGCTTATTGTGTACAGAAAATGCATTTTGCTTGTGGCCTGAACTCACCTCTTGCTTTAGCAGTTGCTCAGCTTGACTTCGAGTCATGTGCTTGGAATACCACCTGCAAAGAGAGCGTGCTTAGCTGGCTTCTAGGCCATGACCAAGGGTCCTGGAAGTTTGAGCATCCTCTAGGGCTCACTAGTACTATAATTCCATCACTTCATTCAAATGCTATCAAGGACCTGTCAATCATCCACACAGCCTACTTTAGCTCTTCTGAAGCCCAAGTTGGCATTACGAACTCATGGATACAGAGAGTAGAGGGCAGACAGGGAGCCGGATTGGTAGGGAAAATATTAGGGACTGGCTCACTCAAGGACAACCCACTTCAGTAATGAGAAAAAAAGGACACTGCTTCAATTTTGGTGTTTTCATGCTTTCAGATGTTTTCTGTGAGAGTTTCAGTTCTTTGAATGAGATTCTTCTGAATTTAAGAGCCTGAGAACCTCGCCAGCACTCATCTGTATAGGGATTTGGGGGTGGGTATCCCAGCAAGATACAGACACTAATTTGGCATGGTGGCATCATTTGCCTGAGTTGGTACTGATTTTAAAATCAATCTTGAAATAAACAAAGTTTGTTTAAaagtctgttttaaaaaaaagccagtcCATAGTGgcaatcccagtgctcagaaggcagaggcacgttgatctctttgagttcaagaccaatctggtctacagcACAAATTCCAGAACAGTCAAAAGTACAAAGAGAGACCCTGGCTTGAAAATCAAGCaaactgaaatattaaaaaagtatatACTGTACTTTGTGTCTTCTGCAAGTTTGTGTGCTGACAACAGAAACATACTCACTCATACATCTCTATGGAGTCCTCTGCTTCAGTGACGTAGTTACTAGGGATGTAGCCTTCTTGCCTGTAGAGGAGACAATATGATCATGCAGGGCTTTTTTACCCTCAAGCAGACACATTCCTGGAGCTGCTTCCCTAAGCTCAAACAAAATCTCAAATAGAGATAGAAATATATCCATTAAAGAAGACCACGTCTCTAGTGCATAATTAAGCCAGTGAAAGGCAAAGCTTCTCAACTTCGGCATTCCATGAATGCACATCACCACAGATGTTCTTTGAGGTGACAGATGTTGCATCTCAAGCTGTACACTGGGAAATACTTGAAGGGAGAATGTATTCATCTTGTTGTGAGGAGAACAAACTCCAATCCAAATCCGGAATAGGAGAATCGCGTTTGTGTGCAGGTGTAGTGGGCAGGCAAAAACTTAGGAGGGGCTGCACGAACTCACCCATTTTTATCTCGTGCTCGCCACCATGGTAGGTTGCTCTCCTCCAGGATAAAATACTCCTCGCCCTTTCGCAATTGTAAGTCATTTGCATTCATTGGCATATAATCATAAAGGGCCACAACCTTTTTCAGCTCATTTGTGGAGATTGGTGCTGCTGTTGGCTCAGGGGGCAGCGGTTTTTTCAAGATCTGTGTGGTTAGGAGGACGACAAGTACAAGGGGAGAAGGTTGGCTAGCTGTCAAgcactcccctcctcccttccaacTTTATGATttgcagaagaaagaaaccaTTCTAACCCATATCAGGCATAATCAATATTTTAGTCAACATACGTTCCACAACCATTTGACCCTCAAGTACATACTCCCTACTTGGGAACACATGAAGATAACCTAAGGGGTGTTTCAACACTCTTATCTTCAAGAAGTTTCCAACTGACtactatatcacattttctgggAGTAGGACCCAAACATTAGCATTCTTTATCTGAGACCTAGAAATCTGTTTGGCACTTAAGTAGTACATGGATCCAGTAATTGATTCAGAACCTCAGACTCCTTCTTTGCAAAATGATTACAATAAAACCTCCTAAAATCAAAATGGAGTCCCAaatcaagatttttaaaattatatttattctctctgtgtatgtctgcctgtctgtctgtctgtctctgtctccccgtttgtgtgtatatgtgtgtgtgtgtgtcatgtgtgtgttcatgcacatgttTCACAATGTACACATGAAAGTTACAGTACAACTCTCCCCTAATCATGTGTATtccaagaatc from Apodemus sylvaticus chromosome X, mApoSyl1.1, whole genome shotgun sequence includes these protein-coding regions:
- the Btk gene encoding tyrosine-protein kinase BTK, with the protein product MAAVILESIFLKRSQQKKKTSPLNFKKRLFLLTVHKLSYYEYDFERGRRGSKKGSIDVEKITCVETVVPEKNPPPERQIPRRGEESGEMEQISIIERFPYPFQVVYDEGPLYVFSPTEELRKRWIHQLKNVIRYNSDLVQKYHPCFWIDGQYLCCSQTAKNAMGCQILENRNGSLKPGSSHRKTKKPLPPTPEEDQILKKPLPPEPTAAPISTNELKKVVALYDYMPMNANDLQLRKGEEYFILEESNLPWWRARDKNGQEGYIPSNYVTEAEDSIEMYEWYSKHMTRSQAEQLLKQEGKEGGFIVRDSSKAGKYTVSVFAKSTGEPQGVIRHYVVCSTPQSQYYLAEKHLFSTIPELINYHQHNSAGLISRLKYPVSKRNKNAPSTAGLGYGSWEIDPKDLTFLKELGTGQFGVVKYGKWRGQYDVAIKMIREGSMSEDEFIEEAKVMMNLFHEKLVHLYGVCTKQRPIFIITEYMANGCLLNYLREMRHRFQTQQLLEMCKDVCEAMEYLESKQFLHRDLAARNCLVNDQGVVKVSDFGLSRYVLDDEYTSSVGSKFPVRWSPPEVLMYSKFSSKSDIWAFGVLMWEIYSLGKMPYERFTNSETAEHITQGLRLYRPHLASERVYTIMYSCWHEKADERPSFKILLSNILDVMDEES